A window from Pseudomonas alloputida encodes these proteins:
- a CDS encoding copper-binding protein: MKKLLISAGLVFAVAAAVQAQDMYGTDMKNMPMEGNETQGSQAAPTASAEGTIKALEPGKVTLAHGPVSALKWPAMTMGFSATEQQLKGLKVGDKVSFDFRMNGGTATIVGIRKQ; the protein is encoded by the coding sequence ATGAAGAAGCTACTGATCAGCGCTGGCCTGGTGTTCGCCGTTGCGGCGGCGGTGCAGGCCCAAGACATGTATGGCACGGATATGAAGAATATGCCCATGGAAGGCAACGAGACCCAAGGCAGCCAGGCGGCTCCGACTGCATCGGCTGAGGGCACCATCAAAGCTTTGGAACCAGGTAAAGTTACCTTGGCGCATGGACCAGTATCAGCCCTGAAATGGCCGGCAATGACCATGGGCTTCAGCGCTACCGAGCAGCAACTCAAGGGACTCAAGGTAGGCGACAAGGTCAGCTTCGATTTCCGAATGAATGGGGGCACAGCGACGATCGTAGGTATTCGCAAGCAGTGA
- a CDS encoding methyltransferase family protein, with protein sequence MNHGESAYGLWSLVFINSAIFIMFAFSFFKPATARDWRSFGAFSAFIVALFVEMYGFPLTIYLLSGWLQARFPNLDLLSHESGHLWSTLLGDQGNPHFSVLHIASYLFLGFGFYLLSAAWNVLYHAQRRHSLATVGPYGWIRHPQYVAFVLILLGFLLQWPTLLTLAMFPVLLVMYGRLAVSEEREMHKQFGAAYEAYTRVTPRFVPHLRERLGGGHRG encoded by the coding sequence ATGAATCATGGTGAAAGCGCGTATGGCCTCTGGTCGCTGGTTTTCATCAACTCCGCGATCTTCATCATGTTTGCCTTCAGTTTCTTCAAGCCGGCAACGGCGAGAGACTGGAGGAGCTTCGGTGCATTCTCGGCCTTCATCGTTGCCCTGTTTGTGGAAATGTATGGCTTCCCCCTGACGATCTATCTGTTGTCAGGCTGGTTGCAGGCCAGGTTCCCCAACCTTGATCTGCTTTCCCACGAATCCGGCCATCTGTGGTCGACGTTGCTCGGTGACCAGGGCAACCCACACTTCAGTGTTTTGCACATTGCCAGTTACCTATTCCTGGGTTTCGGCTTCTATTTGCTTTCTGCCGCCTGGAACGTGCTATATCACGCGCAACGCCGCCATTCACTTGCAACGGTCGGGCCATATGGCTGGATCAGACATCCGCAGTACGTGGCATTTGTGCTGATTCTTCTGGGCTTTCTCCTTCAGTGGCCGACGCTGCTGACGCTGGCAATGTTCCCGGTGTTGCTGGTGATGTACGGGCGTTTGGCGGTTTCCGAAGAGCGGGAAATGCACAAGCAGTTTGGCGCTGCCTACGAAGCTTATACCCGCGTTACGCCTAGGTTCGTTCCGCACCTGCGCGAAAGGTTGGGTGGGGGTCATAGAGGCTGA
- a CDS encoding DUF2933 domain-containing protein, with protein sequence MNPHFDENGSPPSFWRSRYAIGLVVIGGVAVYFLLTEHLVHVVGALPYLLLLACPLMHVFMHRGHGGHHHQGQSKPAPSDKADIHKPGDPS encoded by the coding sequence ATGAACCCTCACTTCGATGAAAACGGCTCACCACCCAGTTTCTGGCGTTCACGCTACGCAATCGGCCTGGTGGTAATCGGCGGGGTCGCCGTCTACTTCCTGCTCACCGAGCACCTTGTCCATGTCGTTGGAGCCCTGCCTTATCTGTTGTTGCTCGCCTGTCCGCTGATGCATGTCTTCATGCATCGAGGGCATGGGGGACACCATCACCAGGGCCAGAGCAAACCGGCCCCCTCCGATAAGGCTGATATCCATAAGCCGGGAGATCCATCATGA
- a CDS encoding cytochrome D1 domain-containing protein has product MMTAKRFSSMALGISLLIPLGLVMANPTGNVYTANERSASISQVNLATGDVSTVALPIAPHNLQVSPDGSLLLVVGVAGHAGHSSGEKPGGQLLVFSTSALDRPPFSFPAGDHPAHVVTDVTGLRAFVTDSAANQVRVFDLEQRIELPGIPTGRYPHGLRLSPDGRTLYIANMKSDSVSLIDVVTLKETAQIPVGKGPVQVGFAPDGRLAFVSLSATNQLGIIDTARRKVISKVDVGRTPIQMMATVDGRQVYVANQGSGQNPDDRVSIVDLQTRSSLGTVTTGKGAHGVAISSDGAYVFVSNIEAGTVSVIDTSSRKVVATHKVGAGPNGISFEPPSAQ; this is encoded by the coding sequence ATGATGACTGCCAAGCGGTTTAGTTCTATGGCCTTGGGGATATCCCTGCTCATCCCTCTGGGGCTGGTCATGGCAAACCCTACGGGTAACGTCTACACGGCCAATGAACGGTCCGCTTCCATTAGCCAGGTAAATCTTGCGACAGGTGATGTGAGCACGGTCGCATTGCCGATCGCACCCCACAACCTACAGGTTTCGCCCGACGGCAGCTTGCTTCTGGTTGTTGGAGTGGCTGGACATGCGGGGCATTCGAGCGGTGAAAAGCCCGGTGGGCAGTTGCTGGTGTTCAGTACCAGCGCGCTGGACAGGCCACCGTTCAGCTTCCCGGCAGGCGATCACCCGGCTCATGTGGTCACCGACGTCACCGGGCTGCGAGCTTTTGTGACCGATTCCGCTGCCAACCAGGTGCGAGTATTTGACCTTGAGCAGCGAATCGAGTTGCCCGGTATTCCAACTGGGCGTTATCCCCATGGGCTGCGCTTGAGCCCTGATGGCCGGACACTCTATATCGCGAACATGAAGAGCGACAGCGTATCGCTTATCGATGTCGTCACACTCAAAGAAACCGCGCAGATTCCCGTGGGCAAAGGCCCTGTCCAGGTCGGCTTTGCCCCTGACGGTCGCCTGGCATTCGTCTCGCTCAGTGCGACAAATCAGCTTGGCATCATCGACACAGCCAGACGCAAGGTGATCAGCAAGGTTGATGTTGGCCGCACGCCAATCCAGATGATGGCCACCGTTGACGGTCGCCAGGTCTATGTCGCGAATCAGGGCAGCGGCCAGAATCCGGACGACCGAGTCTCCATCGTAGATCTCCAGACGCGTAGCAGCCTGGGCACCGTGACCACCGGCAAGGGTGCCCATGGTGTGGCCATCAGCAGCGACGGCGCTTATGTGTTTGTCAGCAATATTGAAGCGGGCACCGTATCTGTCATCGATACGAGCAGCCGTAAGGTCGTTGCTACCCATAAGGTTGGCGCCGGGCCAAACGGGATCAGCTTCGAGCCGCCGAGTGCCCAATAG
- a CDS encoding heavy-metal-associated domain-containing protein, which produces MFVLEVSGMGCGSCVNKITKAIQAADGDAKVIVDRAAGTVSVQSNIEAERVGALVQALGYPTKVSR; this is translated from the coding sequence ATGTTCGTTTTGGAAGTTTCCGGTATGGGATGTGGCAGTTGTGTCAACAAGATCACCAAGGCCATCCAGGCTGCCGATGGCGACGCGAAGGTGATCGTTGATCGTGCTGCCGGTACAGTGAGTGTCCAAAGCAACATCGAGGCGGAACGCGTCGGTGCACTGGTCCAGGCGCTTGGTTACCCAACCAAAGTCAGTCGCTAA